A single window of Gemmatimonadales bacterium DNA harbors:
- the recN gene encoding DNA repair protein RecN — protein sequence MISELRVRDLVTIADATLQLGPGLNVLTGETGAGKSMLVDALALLLGGRAESGAVRPGAGKAVVEAVFEPLPKGVDRVLESLGLDPVDDRLVIRRDVSTEGRSRAWVNGSPTTVAALETIGGWLVDLHGQHQSQSLRQPDAQRQLLDAYAGARADALAVAAAHRTLVDLAREESDLIGRRDEALKRADYLRHVVAEIDAAKLTRGEEERLDQDITRLTHAEEMRGLSDRIASAVDGDDDGMLKALHDAERALTRLERLDGAVTEWRSCLDGAYASLEELARLARNYARGIEDDPRRLRDLESRRDVLDRLARKHGATVAAILETRAEAAAELDLVDRAEFDLAALAARRRAAEDALRTAARGLSDRRRIAGDRLARAVNRQLPKLGLPGGRFEVGLLPLDPIGPHGADQVQFSAQLNLGLEARPVHRAASGGELSRLLLALTVALARQDGVPTLVFDEIDQGVGGEVGPQLGAALADVAARHQVLVITHLPTVAARADRHLVVSKRAKGGVATSDVEILHGEDRVTEIARMLGDADGDSARRHAATLLGQPVGR from the coding sequence ATGATCAGCGAACTTCGGGTTCGCGACCTGGTCACCATCGCTGACGCGACCTTGCAGCTCGGACCCGGTCTCAATGTCCTGACCGGCGAAACCGGGGCCGGCAAGTCGATGCTGGTCGATGCGCTGGCCCTCCTGCTCGGGGGGCGCGCCGAGAGCGGGGCCGTCCGACCCGGTGCCGGCAAGGCGGTCGTCGAGGCGGTCTTCGAGCCGCTGCCGAAAGGGGTCGACCGGGTGCTCGAGTCCCTCGGTCTCGATCCCGTCGACGACCGGCTGGTGATCCGGCGCGACGTGTCGACCGAAGGTCGCTCACGGGCTTGGGTCAATGGCAGTCCGACCACCGTTGCCGCCCTCGAAACGATCGGCGGCTGGCTGGTCGACCTCCACGGTCAGCACCAGAGCCAATCCCTTCGCCAACCCGATGCGCAACGACAGCTGCTCGACGCCTATGCGGGCGCCCGGGCGGATGCGCTCGCGGTGGCCGCCGCGCACCGCACCCTGGTGGACCTGGCCCGCGAGGAGTCCGACCTGATCGGACGACGAGACGAGGCCCTCAAGCGCGCCGACTACCTTCGTCATGTCGTGGCCGAGATCGACGCTGCGAAGCTGACTCGAGGCGAGGAGGAGCGGCTCGATCAGGACATCACGCGGTTGACCCATGCCGAGGAAATGCGCGGTTTGAGCGATCGGATTGCATCAGCCGTCGACGGAGACGACGATGGCATGCTGAAGGCGTTGCACGACGCCGAGCGCGCCCTGACCCGTCTCGAGCGCCTCGACGGGGCAGTGACCGAATGGCGGAGCTGTCTCGATGGCGCCTACGCGTCGCTCGAAGAACTGGCCCGCCTCGCGCGCAACTACGCTCGCGGAATCGAGGACGACCCCCGGCGGTTGCGCGACTTGGAATCACGCCGCGACGTGCTCGACCGGCTCGCCCGCAAGCACGGGGCGACGGTTGCTGCGATCCTCGAGACCCGCGCCGAGGCTGCGGCAGAGCTCGACCTGGTCGATCGGGCGGAGTTCGACCTCGCCGCGCTGGCCGCGCGACGGCGGGCCGCCGAAGATGCGCTCCGAACCGCAGCCCGCGGGCTGAGCGACCGCCGCAGAATCGCAGGCGATCGGCTGGCCCGCGCGGTCAACCGGCAACTGCCCAAGCTTGGCCTGCCGGGCGGTCGTTTCGAGGTCGGGCTGCTGCCACTGGATCCGATCGGACCGCATGGCGCCGATCAGGTTCAGTTTTCCGCCCAGCTCAATCTCGGTCTCGAAGCACGGCCGGTGCACCGCGCGGCGTCCGGCGGTGAACTCTCGCGCCTGCTGCTGGCCCTGACGGTGGCGCTTGCCAGGCAGGACGGGGTGCCCACCCTGGTCTTCGACGAGATCGATCAGGGGGTCGGCGGTGAGGTTGGTCCGCAACTCGGCGCGGCCCTGGCGGATGTCGCGGCTCGGCACCAGGTGCTGGTGATTACCCACTTGCCGACGGTTGCGGCACGGGCCGATCGCCATCTCGTGGTGAGCAAGCGGGCGAAGGGAGGTGTCGCCACCAGCGACGTCGAGATCCTGCACGGCGAAGATCGTGTCACCGAGATTGCCCGGATGCTGGGCGACGCCGACGGCGACTCGGCCCGACGGCACGCTGCCACGTTGCTGGGACAGCCGGTCGGGCGCTAG